One Bacillus amyloliquefaciens DSM 7 = ATCC 23350 DNA window includes the following coding sequences:
- the ezrA gene encoding septation ring formation regulator EzrA: MELVIGLLVILLALFAAGYFFRKKIYTEIDRLESWKIEILNRSIVEEMSKIKHLKMTGETEEFFERWREEWDEIVTAHLPKVEELLYDAEENADKYRFKKANQVLVHIDDLLTAAESNIEGILREISDLVTSEEKSRGEIEQVRERYSKARKNLLAYSHLYGELYNSLETDLDEIWSGIKEFEEETEGGNYIKARKVLLEQDRRLDQLQTYIDDVPKLLADCKQTVPNQIAKLKDGYREMTEKGYKLEHIQIEKELETLTNQVKRAEHALLEELDVDEASAILQLIDETIQSMYEQLEGEVEAGQSVLSKMPELIIAYEKLEEEKDRTKTETELVKESYQLTAGEIGRQHAFEKQMETIGRLLEQAREKLDGEHVAYSLLIEEVEAIEKQMEEAQKEHAEYRENLQALRKEELQARETLMHLRKTISDTARMLQKSNVPGIPEQVKDKLETANHHIEKTVSQLEELPLNMEEAAKHLNEAEKMVAEVSEEAEELVIQVKLIERIIQYGNRFRSQNHILSEQLKEAERLFYAYSYNEAYEMAAAAVEKAAPGAVKKIKADQSAS, translated from the coding sequence ATGGAGTTAGTCATCGGATTATTGGTTATACTGCTCGCACTCTTTGCGGCGGGCTACTTTTTCAGGAAAAAAATTTATACGGAAATTGACCGGCTGGAGTCATGGAAGATTGAAATTTTAAACCGTTCGATTGTGGAAGAAATGTCCAAGATCAAACATCTGAAAATGACCGGAGAGACGGAAGAGTTCTTTGAAAGATGGCGCGAGGAGTGGGATGAAATTGTCACAGCCCATCTGCCGAAAGTAGAAGAGCTCCTTTATGATGCCGAAGAGAACGCCGACAAATACCGGTTTAAAAAAGCGAATCAGGTGCTTGTCCACATCGACGATCTCCTCACCGCCGCCGAATCAAATATAGAAGGCATCCTGCGTGAGATCAGCGACCTTGTGACGAGCGAGGAAAAAAGCCGCGGAGAGATTGAACAGGTGCGTGAGCGGTATTCAAAAGCGCGGAAGAACCTTCTGGCGTACAGCCATCTCTACGGAGAGCTTTATAACAGCCTGGAGACGGATCTCGACGAAATCTGGAGCGGCATAAAAGAGTTCGAAGAAGAGACGGAAGGCGGCAATTACATCAAAGCGAGAAAAGTGCTGCTTGAACAGGACCGCAGGCTGGATCAGCTTCAAACATACATAGATGACGTTCCGAAACTGCTCGCGGACTGTAAACAGACCGTGCCGAACCAAATTGCCAAGCTGAAAGACGGCTACCGGGAAATGACGGAAAAAGGCTACAAACTGGAACATATTCAAATCGAAAAAGAGCTGGAGACACTCACAAATCAAGTGAAACGGGCAGAACACGCGCTTTTGGAAGAATTGGATGTCGACGAAGCGTCCGCCATTCTTCAGCTGATTGATGAAACAATTCAATCGATGTATGAACAGCTGGAAGGCGAAGTGGAAGCCGGACAGTCCGTCTTAAGCAAAATGCCTGAACTGATCATCGCGTATGAGAAGCTTGAGGAAGAAAAAGACCGCACAAAAACCGAAACAGAGCTCGTCAAGGAAAGCTATCAGCTGACGGCGGGAGAAATCGGCAGACAGCATGCGTTTGAAAAACAGATGGAAACGATCGGCCGGCTCCTTGAGCAGGCGAGAGAAAAACTTGACGGAGAGCATGTCGCTTACTCTCTGCTGATTGAAGAAGTTGAGGCCATCGAAAAGCAGATGGAAGAGGCTCAGAAAGAACATGCCGAATACCGTGAAAATCTGCAAGCGCTCAGAAAAGAAGAACTGCAGGCGCGTGAAACGCTGATGCACCTTCGGAAAACCATTTCTGACACAGCGAGAATGCTGCAAAAAAGCAATGTGCCGGGTATTCCTGAACAGGTCAAGGACAAGCTCGAGACGGCAAATCATCATATAGAAAAAACCGTCAGCCAATTGGAAGAGCTGCCGTTAAACATGGAGGAAGCCGCCAAACATCTGAATGAAGCTGAAAAGATGGTTGCGGAAGTCAGTGAAGAGGCGGAAGAACTGGTGATTCAGGTGAAGCTTATTGAGCGGATCATCCAGTACGGAAACCGTTTCCGAAGCCAGAATCACATTTTATCCGAACAGCTGAAAGAAGCGGAACGGCTGTTTTACGCTTACAGCTACAATGAAGCTTACGAGATGGCGGCGGCTGCGGTTGAAAAAGCGGCTCCCGGCGCCGTGAAAAAAATTAAAGCTGATCAATCTGCTTCATAG